The Psychroflexus sp. ALD_RP9 region ACCTGAAGTTGTTGGTGATATTCGAAGTAATCGTTGGCATGGCGGTATAATTACAACCATAATGGATTCGGTTGGAGGATTAGTTGGAGGCACACATTTAAGCTCTTTGGAAGACAAAATGTCTACCATTGATATTCGGGTAGATTTTTTAAGACCAGCTCATAATGAAGCAATTATAGTTGAAGGTGAAACTGTACGTTTAGGAAAACGCATTCTAGTTACTAAAATGAAGGCCTACTTGGCAAATGACCCAAAACAAGAATTGCTGGCTGAAGGTAAAGGTGTATACAGTTTTATTAGATTGAAAGAAAATAGTTGAAAATCTATTTAATGAGTGTTAAATTTTAATCTAAGCATTTTATAACTTATTTTCTATACCTACATTTATACCGAATGTAGAAATTGATATATGATGCTCGCAAAAACAAATTTACAATCAAAGTTAGAACGCGTAAGAAACCGAGATAATTCTGGTGAAAAGTTACTTGATCAAATCAAAACTATTTTTGACCAAGTTGAAGATAAATACAACTCTATTCAATCTAAATTAAACAATAGTGATGATGTCAATTTTAATAATTTTGATTTAGATTTATTAGAATCTAAAAACATATATCACATCAGCCATATTCAAAAAATTTGTATTGATTACCGTTTGAGATTTCTTGATTCTAGTTATTTTAAAAATGAAATTCCTTTTGAAGCTATTCAAAAAATTAAAAATTTAGAGCAAGAACACGAAACTGAACTCAAAGGTTTCAAAATTATGGCACCTTCAAAATTATTTAAGTTAGAGAATGCTGATGACCCACTATTATTTGCACCTATTGGTAATGATTACTATTATTTAATTCACAAATGGGGAAATGATTTAAGCCCATTTAGAAAATTAGCAATGTGGCCATTTAAATGTTTTGAAAACTTTATGCTTACTGTATTTATTGCAGCATTAATTACAACCTCACTTGTTCCTAACGGCTTTTTTATGGATCCTGAAAATGCTGGAACAGAGTTTTTCTTGTTATTCATTTTTATGTTTAAATGGATTGGTGGTGTTGCTTTATATTATGGTTTTGCAAAAGGTAAAAACTTCAATGAAGCTATTTGGAAAAGTAAATATTATAATGCCTGATAAATAGCGGAATAATAATTTTTGAAACCCGCATAAATGCGGGTTTTTTTATGAATTACATACAACTTTTTAAACCAAACAATGTCTTAATAAAAAATAATTAAAATGAAACAAACAGACCTTTTACAAGTCGCATCAGAATTTGGAAATCCAATTTATGTTTATGATAGTAATAAGATGATTTCCCAGTATAAACGCCTTACAGATGCATTTAAAAAGGTTAAACATTTACGTTTACACTATGCTGTAAAAGCTTTGTCCAATGTTTCAGTTCTAAAACTCTTCAATTCTTTAGGAAGTGGTCTCGACACCGTTTCAATACAAGAAGTCAAGTTAGGATTAAAAGCTGGTGTTTCTCCAGAAAAAATAATTTTTACACCAAATGGTGTTTCATTTTCAGAACTTGAAGAAGCCGTTCAATTAGGCGTCCAAATCAATATTGACAATCTAATGATTCTTGAACAATTTGGTCACAAATATCCAAAAGTACCAGTTTGTATCCGAATTAACCCGCATGTCATGGCAGGTGGAAATACTAATATCTCAGTAGGTCATATCGATTCTAAATTCGGAATTTCAATTCACCAATTACCGCATGTTCTAAGGATTGTTGAAAATACCAAAATGACTATCAATGGCGTTCACATGCATACTGGTAGTGATATTTTAGATATTGAAGTATTTCTTCATGCGGCTGAAATTTTATTTGAAACTGCAAAATCATTTAAAAACTTAGAATTTTTAGATTTTGGAAGCGGCTTTAAAGTACCTTATCATGAAAATGACATTGAAACTGATGTTGAACAACTAGGTCAAAAATTAAGTAAACGTTTTAATGAATTTTGTAAAGATTACGGCAAAGATTTAACCTTAGCCTTTGAGCCTGGAAAATTTCTAGTTAGTGAAGCGGGCTTCTTTTTAGCAAAGGTTAATGTGGTTAAACAAACCACTTCAACTGTTTTTGCTCAAATAGACTCTGGCTTCAATCACTTAATTAGGCCAATGCTTTATGGTTCGAAACATGAAATTATCAATATTTCACACCCACGAAAGCAAAAACGATTTTACTCGGTTGTTGGCTATATTTGCGAGACCGATACATTTGCCAACAATAAACGTATTTCTGAAATTAGTGAAGGTGATATTTTAGCCTTTAAAAACGCTGGTGCCTATTGCTATTCGATGGCTAGTAATTATAACTCTAGATTTAGACCTGCAGAGGTTTTGTGGCACAATAACGAAGCTAAACTTATTAGAAAACATGAAAACTTCGATGACTTGATTCGCAACCAAGTTGAAGTCGCCATATAAATAGCGACTTCTAACCATTACAAAAGCTTACTTTTTGAAGTTTTGCAAACCTTTTTGCAGCCAATTTAAGTAAGCTTTTGCATTAGGTTCATAACCAACAGGCGAATTAAGCAGCTCTAAATCTGAATTTAATAGCACATAAAACGGCTGAGAATTATTTTTAAAGTTAAGTGTTTGAAATGTCGCCCATTTATCACCAATTGTTCTAATTTTCTTTACGCTACCATTATCTCTCTTAAAATTAAATTGCTTGTTTTCAGGTAGGGTTTGGCGGTCATCTACATAGAGTGAAATTAAAATATAATCGTCTTTAATACTTTCATAAACTTCTGGCACACTCCAAACTTGCTCTTCCATTTTTCTACAGTTAACACAAGCCCAACCCGTAAAATCTAATAAAATAGGTTTGTTTTCATTTTTAGCTGCTTGCACACCTTTTTCGAAATCTTTATAA contains the following coding sequences:
- a CDS encoding hotdog fold thioesterase translates to MDLQDDFVKKMVEEFVPIHKFLGLKLLDIKTDFAKVKVPFRPEVVGDIRSNRWHGGIITTIMDSVGGLVGGTHLSSLEDKMSTIDIRVDFLRPAHNEAIIVEGETVRLGKRILVTKMKAYLANDPKQELLAEGKGVYSFIRLKENS
- the lysA gene encoding diaminopimelate decarboxylase, whose translation is MKQTDLLQVASEFGNPIYVYDSNKMISQYKRLTDAFKKVKHLRLHYAVKALSNVSVLKLFNSLGSGLDTVSIQEVKLGLKAGVSPEKIIFTPNGVSFSELEEAVQLGVQINIDNLMILEQFGHKYPKVPVCIRINPHVMAGGNTNISVGHIDSKFGISIHQLPHVLRIVENTKMTINGVHMHTGSDILDIEVFLHAAEILFETAKSFKNLEFLDFGSGFKVPYHENDIETDVEQLGQKLSKRFNEFCKDYGKDLTLAFEPGKFLVSEAGFFLAKVNVVKQTTSTVFAQIDSGFNHLIRPMLYGSKHEIINISHPRKQKRFYSVVGYICETDTFANNKRISEISEGDILAFKNAGAYCYSMASNYNSRFRPAEVLWHNNEAKLIRKHENFDDLIRNQVEVAI